The Thermomonospora amylolytica sequence CAGGCTGGAGCAGGAGGCCGCCGACGAGGCCGCGGTCAAGCGGCGCCGCGCCGAGGTGGAGCAGTCGCTGGCCGCCGCCCAGGAGCGCGAGGCGGTGCTGGAGGCCGAGGAGCAGGCCGCCGCCCCGGTGCTGGCCCGCGCCCAGGACACCTGGTTCCGGCTGTCGTCGCTGCGGGAACGGCTGCAGGGCGTGGCCAACCTGGCCGCCGAACGCCACCGCAACGCCTCCGAGGACACCGGCGAGGAACGCCGCGGCCGTGACCCGGAGGACATGGAACGCGAGGCCGTCGCGGTCCGCGAGCAGGAGGAGCTGCTGCGGGCCGCCCTGGAGGAGGCCCAGGACCAGCTGTCGGACGCGGTGCGGACCCGGGCCGAGGCCGAGGAGGCGCTGCGCGAGGAGGAACGCCGCCTGCAGGCCGCCGCGCGGGCCGCCGCCGACCGCCGCGAGCAGCTGGCCAGGCTCCGCGGCCGGGTCGAGGCGCTGCGCAGCAAGGCCCAGGCCGGGGAGTCGGAGATCGGCCGGCTCGCCGAGGCCCGCGACGACGCCGCCCGCCGCGCCGAGGCCGCGCAGGCCGAGTACGACGCCTACGACGCCGAGGTCGCCGAGGACCCGGAGCTGGTCGCCGAGCACGAGACGGCCCAGCAGGCGCTGGCCGTCGCCAAGGAGGCGGTCGAGGCCGCCCGCGCCGCCGAGGACGCCCCCCGGCAGCGGCTCAAGGCCGCCCGGCAGGCCGTGGCCGCCGCCCGCGCCGCCGACCAGGCCGCGCAGAAGGAGGTCGCCGCGCTGCAGGCGCGGATCGAGGCGCTGGAGCTGACCCTCGGCAGCGCCGCCGACGGCGGCGAGGTCCTGCTGTCGTCGGACCTGGACGGCGTCCTGGGCACCCTGGCGTCCATGCTCACCGTCGAACCCGGCTACGAGACCGCGGTGGCCGCCGCGCTCGGCGACGCCGCCCAGGCCATCGCCGTCGGGTCGCTGGAGACCGCCCGGGCCGCGCTGGCGCTGCTGCGTTCCCGCGACGCCGGGCGCGCCGGCCTGCTCGTCGGCGGGGGTGAGGCCGGCGCCGGTGAGCAGGTCGTCCCGGGCGTCCGGTACGCCGCCGACGTGATCACCGTTCCCGACGCCGTGCGGCCCGCCCTGCGGCACCTGCTGCGCGGCGTGGTGGTGGTGGACGACCTGGACGCCGCCGCCGACCTGGTGCGCCGCCACCCGGACCTGCGGGCGGTGACCCGCGACGGAGACCTGCTGGGCGCCCACTGGGCGCAGAGCGGTGGCGCGGGCGGCGCGCAGAGCCTGCTGGAGATGCGCGCCACCCTGGACGAGGCGGTGGAGTCCCTGGAGGCGGCACGGGAACGCGCCGAGCGGTCTGCGCGGGAGCTGGCCGAGGCCGTGGCCGCCGAGCAGGAGGCCCAGGCCGCTCTGGAGGACGCCCAGGCGGCCGTCCAGCAGGCGCAGAGCGGCGTCAACCAGGCCCAGGCCGTTCTCGACCGGACCCGCGCCAAACTGCGCGAGTTCGAGGCTCAGGCCGCCCAGGAGGCCAAGCACGCGGCCCGGCTGGAGGCCGCGGTCCGCGCCGCCCGCGGTGAGGTCGAACGGCTCACCAAAGCCCTCGACGCCGCCGCCGAGGCCCGCGAGCACGACCTGCGGGCGATGGCCGAGCTGGAGGCCCGGCTGGCCGAGGCGGAGGCCGCCGCCGAGGCCGCCGACGACCTCGGCGAGGACACCGACACCCGCGACGAGCTCGCCGAACGCGTCCACCAGGCCCGTTCCGCCGAGATGGAGGCCCGCCTGGCGGTCCGCACCGCCGAGGAGCGGGTCCAGGCCATCGCCGGCCGCGCCGCCGCCCTGGAACGCGGCGCCCGCCGCGAACGCGAGGAACGCGCCCGCGCCGCCGCCCGCCGCGAGCGCCGCCGCCGCCAGGCCCGCGTCGCCAGGGCGGTGCTGGCCGGCACCGAGACCGCCCTGCACCGCATCGACCTGTCCCTGCAGGCCGCCGTCGCCGAACGCGAGGCCGCCCAGCAGGCCAAGGCCGACCGCGAGGCCGAGCTGAAGGTCGTCCGCACCCAGGTCCGCGACCTGTCCACCCAGCTGGAGAAGCTGGTCAACGTCGTGCACGGCAGCGAGGTCGCCCGCGCCGAACAGCGCCTGCGCCTGGAACAGCTCGAGCAGCGCGCCATGGACGAGATGGGCCTGGAGGTCGACACCCTCATCGCCGAGTACGGCCCCGACCAGCCCGTCCCCCCGGGCCCCGACGCCCCCGAGGACGCCCGGCCGGAGCCCTACGACCGCGCCACCGTGGAGAAGCGCGCCAAGGCCGCCGAACGCAAGCTCAACCAGCTCGGCAAGGTCAACCCCCTGGCGCTGGAGGAGTTCGCCGCCCTGGAGGAGCGTCACGCGTTCCTCAACTCCCAGCTGGAAGATCTCAAGAAGACCCGCCGCGACCTCCTCACGGTGGTCAAGGAGGTGGACGACCGGGTCCAGAAGGTCTTCGCCGAGGCGTTCGCCGACACCGCCAGGGAGTTCGAGCGCATCTTCACCCGCCTCTTCCCCGGCGGCGAGGGCCGCCTGATCCTCACCGACCCCGACGACATGCTCAACACCGGCGTCGAGGTCGAGGCCCGCCCCCCGGGCAAGAAGGTCAAGCGCCTGTCCCTGCTGTCCGGCGGCGAACGCTCCCTGGTGGCCATCGCCATCCTGGTCGCCGTCTTCAAGGCCCGCCCGTCCCCCTTCTACGTCCTGGACGAGGTCGAGGCGGCCCTGGACGACACCAACACCCAGCGCCTGCTGGGCATCCTGGAAGAACTCCGGGAGAACTCCCAGCTGATCATCATCACCCACCAG is a genomic window containing:
- the smc gene encoding chromosome segregation protein SMC, giving the protein MYLKSLTLRGFKSFASSTTLRFEPGITCVVGPNGSGKSNVVDALAWVMGEQGAKSLRGGKMEDVIFAGTASRPPLGRAEVILTIDNSDGALPIDYTEVTISRLMFRSGQSEYAINGEPCRLLDVQELLSDSGIGREMHVIIGQGMLDTALNSGPEGRRAVIEEAAGVLKHRKRKEKALRKLDAMQANLTRVQDLTAELRRQLKPLGRQAEIARKAAVIQAELRDARARLLADDLVTLRTRLEQEAADEAAVKRRRAEVEQSLAAAQEREAVLEAEEQAAAPVLARAQDTWFRLSSLRERLQGVANLAAERHRNASEDTGEERRGRDPEDMEREAVAVREQEELLRAALEEAQDQLSDAVRTRAEAEEALREEERRLQAAARAAADRREQLARLRGRVEALRSKAQAGESEIGRLAEARDDAARRAEAAQAEYDAYDAEVAEDPELVAEHETAQQALAVAKEAVEAARAAEDAPRQRLKAARQAVAAARAADQAAQKEVAALQARIEALELTLGSAADGGEVLLSSDLDGVLGTLASMLTVEPGYETAVAAALGDAAQAIAVGSLETARAALALLRSRDAGRAGLLVGGGEAGAGEQVVPGVRYAADVITVPDAVRPALRHLLRGVVVVDDLDAAADLVRRHPDLRAVTRDGDLLGAHWAQSGGAGGAQSLLEMRATLDEAVESLEAARERAERSARELAEAVAAEQEAQAALEDAQAAVQQAQSGVNQAQAVLDRTRAKLREFEAQAAQEAKHAARLEAAVRAARGEVERLTKALDAAAEAREHDLRAMAELEARLAEAEAAAEAADDLGEDTDTRDELAERVHQARSAEMEARLAVRTAEERVQAIAGRAAALERGARREREERARAAARRERRRRQARVARAVLAGTETALHRIDLSLQAAVAEREAAQQAKADREAELKVVRTQVRDLSTQLEKLVNVVHGSEVARAEQRLRLEQLEQRAMDEMGLEVDTLIAEYGPDQPVPPGPDAPEDARPEPYDRATVEKRAKAAERKLNQLGKVNPLALEEFAALEERHAFLNSQLEDLKKTRRDLLTVVKEVDDRVQKVFAEAFADTAREFERIFTRLFPGGEGRLILTDPDDMLNTGVEVEARPPGKKVKRLSLLSGGERSLVAIAILVAVFKARPSPFYVLDEVEAALDDTNTQRLLGILEELRENSQLIIITHQKRTMEGADALYGVSMRGDGVTQVISQRLRDRDHDRSPNPAKSG